From the Glandiceps talaboti chromosome 12, keGlaTala1.1, whole genome shotgun sequence genome, one window contains:
- the LOC144442900 gene encoding chondroitin sulfate synthase 1-like: MACGFFLHAYSRFGIFQTTTVCHQLQYFDPLDSRSKDDNLEAFYSEKKPDNFIYVGVMTAKMYLSSRAVAVNRTWVNSIPGKVTFFSSIDSDTADLDLPLVSLPGVDDTYPPQKKAFLMLKYMHDNYLNKYEWFMRTDDDVYIKGNKLEAFLRSINSSRPQYIGQAGQGNREEFGKLYLDSSDNYCMGGPGVVFSRETLRRIVPNISKCIKSLYSSHEDVEIGRCVKRFAGVNCTWAYEMTKLFYQNYTTKDGFNGDLQIPEVHRAISLHPIKSPKNLYRMHSYLTQRQISDLNLKVAKLKKEAKAAGDITAGGNPSLADRMMEGLSNTVPARYQEILPWEYHSDRSYSTWKNSVTSSLSKAMRSSCKTDRQSILLFYTEDEANIHKKGWHSKLDFIKYGYKQINPTSGCSCLMRVRLKHRKHTRDKWLHMSEKYTFLTRPFGKIEFLEIPPKPTEFKQAAEFQQMNQETGFGEDGKIDDTFHREHYKAKRKYTKDTVHFVIPLAGRPESFKRFMKNFEEVCIQQDDNVKLVVVLFDDIVDDEDGDGPVELVHSYQRKYPYRDIRVIFGKEAFSRGLALQLGASQFPDDALLFFLDVDLQFSTSTLNRCRANTLEGTQVYYPVMFSLYDPDITDDNNIASMKSTQLISKLKGFFRDFSFGMLCAYHSDVKAAGGFDLAIQGWGGEDVDLFDKFVKHGFTVFRVPDIDLVHVYHTKYCDPKLTLHQYKNCIGSKSMIIADTQQLAELVEKKRNKQL; encoded by the exons ATGGCATGTGGCTTCTTCCTTCATGCCTACTCACGTTTTGGGATTTTTCAAACTACTACGGTTTGTCATCAACTACAATATTTTGATCCCCTGGACTCAAGGTCAAAGGATGACAACTTAGAAGCGTTCTATTCAGAAAAGAAACCCGATAATTTTATATACGTCGGAGTTATGACGGCAAAAATGTATCTGTCAAGTCGAGCTGTTGCGGTTAATCGTACTTGGGTAAATTCGATACCAGGAAAAGTGACGTTTTTCTCCAGTATCGACTCAGATACCGCTGATTTAGATCTGCCTTTAGTTAGTTTACCAGGGGTGGATGATACTTACCCTCCACAGAAGAAGGCATTTCTAATGCTTAAATACATGCATGACAACTATTTGAATAAATACGAGTGGTTCATGCGTACAGACGATGATGTGTACATCAAGGGAAACAAACTTGAGGCGTTTCTGAGAAGCATAAATAGTTCTCGGCCTCAATACATCGGACAGGCCGGACAGGGCAATAGAGAAGAATTTGGCAAGTTATATCTGGACTCATCCGACAACTACTGTATGGGCGGACCTGGTGTGGTGTTCAGTAGAGAAACGTTGAGGCGAATCGTTCCTAATATCAGCAAATGTATCAAATCCCTGTACAGCTCACATGAAGATGTAGAAATTGGAAGATGCGTAAAAAGGTTTGCAGGTGTCAACTGTACATGGGCTTACGAG ATGACGAAACTCTTCTACCAAAATTACACCACAAAGGATGGTTTCAACGGTGATCTGCAGATACCGGAAGTGCATAGAGCCATTTCACTCCACCCCATCAAAAGTCCTAAGAATTTATACAGAATGCACTCATACCTGACCCAACGACAGATTTCAGACTTGAACTTAAAAGTTGCGAAATTGAAGAAAGAAGCCAAGGCTGCAGGCGACATAACAGCTGGGGGAAATCCTTCCCTAGCTGACCGTATGATGGAGGGACTTTCCAACACTGTACCAGCTCGTTATCAGGAAATTCTACCCTGGGAATACCATTCGGATCGTTCGTACTCAACATGGAAGAATTCCGTGACGTCAAGCTTAAGTAAGGCGATGCGAAGTTCCTGCAAAACTGACCGACAAAGTATTTTGTTGTTCTATACTGAAGACGAGGCTAATATACATAAGAAAGGTTGGCATAGTAAACTCGATTTTATTAAGTACGGATACAAACAAATCAACCCTACTTCTGGATGTTCGTGTTTGATGCGTGTCCGTTTGAAACACCGCAAGCACACTCGAGACAAGTGGCTCCACATGTcagaaaaatacacatttctcaCACGACCATTTGGTAAAATCGAATTCCTTGAAATACCACCGAAACCAACTGAGTTTAAACAGGCGGCTGAATTTCAGCAGATGAATCAAGAGACTGGTTTTGGCGAAGATGGCAAAATCGATGATACATTTCATAGGGAACATTATAAAGCGAAGAGAAAATACACAAAAGACACGGTCCACTTCGTTATTCCTTTGGCTGGTAGGCCTGAATCGTTCAAAAGGTTTATGAAAAACTTCGAAGAAGTGTGCATTCAACAGGACGATAACGTGAAgttagttgttgttttatttgatgaCATCGTCGACGATGAAGATGGGGATGGCCCTGTAGAGTTAGTCCATTCATATCAAAGAAAGTACCCGTATCGAGACATTCGTGTAATCTTTGGAAAAGAGGCATTTTCACGTGGGCTTGCACTACAATTGGGAGCTAGTCAATTTCCAGACGACGCTTTGCTTTTCTTTCTTGACGTTGATCTTCAATTCTCCACCAGTACACTAAATCGTTGTCGTGCAAACACCTTAGAAGGGACGCAAGTATACTACCCCGTCATGTTTAGTCTATATGATCCTGATATCACGGATGACAACAACATTGCAAGTATGAAGTCAACACAACTGATATCGAAACTTAAAGGCTTCTTTCGCGACTTCTCTTTTGGTATGCTTTGCGCGTATCATAGTGATGTGAAGGCTGCTGGCGGTTTTGACCTAGCTATACAAGGATGGGGAGGAGAAGACGTTGATTTATTTGATAAGTTTGTGAAACACGGTTTCACCGTATTTCGAGTGCCTGACATTGATCTGGTTCACGTGTATCATACCAAGTACTGTGACCCCAAATTAACCCTCCATCAGTACAAAAACTGTATTGGCTCCAAATCAATGATAATCGCTGATACACAACAATTAGCCGAATTGGTCGAAAAGAAACGAAACAAACAATTGTGA